The following proteins are encoded in a genomic region of Candidatus Krumholzibacteriia bacterium:
- a CDS encoding trypsin-like peptidase domain-containing protein: protein MSMQHRRALVLLLGLAASAGLARGEPTGLDLVRFSHSIETLAEAVRPAVVQVFVSGYSGRGGIVEATGDLLSLQRSTGSGVILGKDGYIVTNAHVVSGARRVQVRLATASKGPAAPRSILSAAGEMLGAQIVGIDTETDLAVLKVPRTDLLALELADSDSVRAGQLVFAFGSPLGLQNSVTVGVVSSVARQLRDEDPMIYLQTDAPINPGNSGGPLVDAEGRVIGINTLILSRSGGSEGIGFAAPSNIVRNVFEQLRASGTVRRGSIGVQAQTLTPTMAAALGLQRDWGVILGDVLPGSPAEKAGLKVGDVVVSVEGKPMENGRQFDVNLYRLRSGQSATLEYLRGGETRRVQVGIVERRDVAGELLPLVHPDTHVVTQLGILGLDITPEVAAHLEGLRQTQGVVVVSRAADAPYLDLGLLPGDVIHQINGQPVRTLQELRQKLAALKPLAAVALQVERNGLLQFVAFELE from the coding sequence ATGTCTATGCAACATCGCCGCGCACTCGTCCTGCTCCTCGGCCTCGCCGCCAGCGCGGGCCTCGCCCGCGGGGAGCCCACCGGGCTCGACCTCGTCCGCTTCAGCCATTCCATCGAGACCTTGGCGGAGGCGGTGCGGCCGGCGGTGGTGCAGGTGTTCGTGAGCGGCTACAGCGGGCGCGGCGGCATCGTCGAGGCCACCGGCGACCTGCTTTCGCTGCAGCGCAGCACCGGTTCCGGCGTCATCCTGGGCAAGGATGGATACATTGTTACCAACGCCCATGTGGTCAGCGGAGCGCGGCGGGTGCAGGTGCGCCTCGCCACCGCCAGCAAGGGGCCCGCGGCGCCGCGCTCGATCCTCTCCGCCGCGGGCGAGATGCTGGGGGCGCAAATTGTCGGCATCGACACGGAAACGGACCTGGCGGTGTTGAAGGTGCCGCGGACGGACTTGCTCGCCCTGGAGCTCGCCGATTCGGACAGCGTCCGTGCCGGCCAGCTGGTCTTCGCTTTCGGCAGCCCGTTGGGGCTGCAGAATTCCGTCACCGTCGGCGTGGTGAGCTCGGTGGCGCGGCAGCTGCGCGACGAGGATCCGATGATCTACCTGCAGACCGACGCCCCGATCAACCCGGGCAACAGCGGCGGTCCGCTGGTGGACGCGGAAGGCCGGGTCATCGGCATCAACACCCTCATCCTCTCCCGTTCCGGTGGCAGCGAGGGCATCGGTTTCGCCGCGCCGAGCAACATCGTGCGCAACGTCTTCGAGCAGCTGCGCGCTTCCGGCACGGTGCGCCGCGGCAGCATCGGCGTGCAGGCGCAGACGCTGACCCCGACCATGGCGGCGGCGCTGGGGCTGCAGCGGGACTGGGGCGTGATCCTGGGGGACGTGCTGCCCGGGAGCCCGGCGGAGAAGGCGGGGCTCAAGGTGGGCGACGTGGTCGTGAGCGTGGAAGGCAAGCCGATGGAGAACGGGCGGCAGTTCGACGTGAACCTCTACCGCCTGCGCAGCGGGCAGAGCGCGACGCTCGAATACTTGCGCGGCGGGGAGACGCGGCGCGTGCAGGTGGGGATCGTCGAGCGGCGCGATGTCGCCGGCGAGCTCCTGCCGCTCGTGCATCCCGACACCCACGTGGTGACGCAGCTCGGGATCCTGGGCCTCGACATCACGCCGGAAGTGGCGGCGCACCTGGAGGGGTTGCGGCAGACCCAAGGCGTCGTCGTCGTCAGCCGGGCTGCGGATGCGCCCTACCTGGATCTCGGCCTCCTGCCGGGGGACGTGATCCACCAGATCAATGGCCAGCCGGTGCGCACGCTGCAGGAGCTGCGGCAGAAGCTCGCGGCCTTGAAGCCCTTAGCAGCCGTTGCGCTCCAGGTGGAGCGCAACGGCCTGTTGCAGTTCGTTGCTTTCGAGCTGGAGTAG
- a CDS encoding ammonia-forming cytochrome c nitrite reductase subunit c552 — protein sequence MTAKPPAPEGARHPRRATLFFTAGVTALVSAGVMALLISIVERKQEARNPFYRVVELDDETTDPQVWGRNFPLQYDLYRRTVDQQRTRFGGSEAVPRTPTAADPRSVVAQSKLEQDPRLVAMWAGYAFARDFREERGHAYMLVDQTYTERQIAAKQPGTCLHCHASVYVPYKKLGDGDLIRGFERMNQMPFAEARKLVEHPVSCIDCHDPTTMALRVTRPGFIEGIRAFQASRGVADYDVNKMATRQEMRAFVCGQCHVEYYFRGPEKRLVYPWFKGLQADSILSYYDSVGFKDWVHAETGAEVLKAQHPEFEMWNQGIHARSGVTCADCHMPYLRVGGLKISDHHVRSPILNINRACQQCHNWPEAEIRDRVETIQERNFDLRNRAMNALVALIGDLRAARDAGRSDAELEAARRLQRRGQFLLDFVEAENSSGFHAPQEAARILGQSIDLCRQGQIALRDAAAATDRPVTGSTSK from the coding sequence ATGACCGCGAAGCCCCCGGCCCCGGAAGGAGCGCGCCACCCGCGGCGCGCCACTCTGTTCTTCACCGCTGGCGTCACCGCGCTCGTGAGCGCTGGGGTGATGGCGCTCCTGATCAGCATCGTGGAGCGCAAGCAGGAGGCACGCAATCCCTTCTATCGCGTCGTGGAGCTCGACGACGAGACCACGGACCCCCAGGTCTGGGGTCGCAACTTCCCCCTGCAGTACGACCTCTACCGGCGCACCGTGGATCAGCAGCGCACGCGCTTCGGCGGCAGCGAGGCGGTGCCGCGCACGCCGACGGCGGCCGACCCCCGCTCGGTGGTGGCGCAGTCGAAGCTCGAGCAGGATCCGCGGCTCGTCGCCATGTGGGCTGGCTATGCCTTCGCGCGCGATTTCCGCGAGGAGCGCGGCCACGCCTACATGCTGGTGGACCAGACCTACACCGAGCGCCAGATCGCCGCCAAGCAACCGGGCACCTGCCTGCACTGCCACGCCTCGGTGTACGTCCCGTACAAGAAGCTCGGGGATGGCGATCTCATCCGTGGCTTCGAGCGCATGAACCAGATGCCCTTCGCCGAGGCGCGGAAGCTCGTCGAGCACCCTGTGTCGTGCATCGACTGCCACGATCCCACCACGATGGCGCTGCGCGTCACCCGGCCCGGCTTCATCGAGGGCATCCGTGCCTTCCAGGCATCGAGGGGCGTGGCCGACTACGACGTCAACAAGATGGCGACACGGCAGGAGATGCGCGCTTTCGTCTGCGGCCAGTGCCACGTGGAGTACTACTTCAGAGGGCCGGAGAAGCGGCTGGTGTATCCGTGGTTCAAGGGCCTCCAAGCCGACAGCATCCTCTCCTATTACGACTCCGTCGGCTTCAAGGATTGGGTACACGCCGAAACCGGCGCCGAGGTCCTCAAGGCGCAGCATCCGGAGTTCGAGATGTGGAACCAGGGCATCCACGCCCGCTCCGGCGTGACCTGCGCCGACTGCCACATGCCGTACCTCCGGGTCGGGGGGCTCAAGATCAGCGACCACCACGTCCGGAGCCCGATCCTCAACATCAACCGCGCCTGCCAGCAGTGCCACAACTGGCCGGAAGCGGAGATCCGCGACCGCGTCGAGACCATCCAGGAACGCAACTTCGATTTGCGGAACCGGGCCATGAACGCCCTCGTGGCGCTCATCGGCGATCTTCGGGCGGCGCGGGACGCCGGACGCAGCGACGCCGAGCTGGAGGCGGCGCGTCGCCTGCAGCGGCGCGGGCAGTTCCTCCTCGACTTCGTCGAGGCGGAGAACTCGAGCGGCTTCCACGCCCCGCAGGAGGCGGCGCGCATTCTGGGTCAATCCATCGACCTTTGCCGTCAGGGGCAGATCGCGCTGCGGGATGCCGCGGCTGCTACGGATCGACCGGTCACGGGCTCGACCTCGAAGTGA
- a CDS encoding hydroxymethylglutaryl-CoA lyase, protein MSTGLPGRVTLVEVGPRDGLQNIDTALDAPFKARFVEALAAAGLTVVEAGAFVQPRAVPQMADSDEVYRQLVRRPGVRYPALVPNERGLDAALACGVEEIAVFTAASETFNRKNIQASIAESLQRFQPVVRRAREAGLRVRGYVSTCFGCPYEGPVPPERVLEVTRDLFALGVQEVSLGDTIGVAVPAQVDTVLDIVLPAFALGTIALHFHDTYGMAAANVLQALRHGVHVFDASAGGLGGCPYAPGATGNVATEDLVYLLHGMGIETGVDLERLADASLLVEARLGVPLPSRVLRALVAARRRRRGGTAASA, encoded by the coding sequence ATGAGCACCGGTTTGCCTGGACGCGTAACGCTGGTCGAGGTGGGGCCGCGGGACGGCCTGCAGAACATCGATACCGCCCTGGACGCGCCGTTCAAAGCGCGGTTCGTCGAGGCGCTGGCGGCAGCCGGGCTCACCGTGGTGGAGGCGGGAGCCTTCGTGCAGCCTCGGGCCGTGCCGCAGATGGCGGACAGCGACGAGGTGTACCGGCAGCTCGTGCGCCGTCCCGGCGTCCGCTACCCCGCCCTCGTCCCCAACGAACGCGGTCTCGACGCGGCGCTCGCCTGCGGGGTGGAAGAGATCGCCGTCTTCACCGCCGCGAGCGAGACGTTCAACCGCAAGAACATTCAGGCCAGCATCGCCGAGTCGCTGCAACGCTTCCAGCCCGTGGTGCGCCGGGCGCGCGAGGCGGGGTTGCGCGTGCGCGGCTACGTCTCCACATGTTTCGGCTGCCCCTACGAGGGCCCGGTGCCGCCAGAGCGCGTCCTCGAGGTGACGCGGGACCTCTTCGCGCTGGGCGTGCAGGAAGTTTCGCTCGGTGACACCATTGGCGTCGCCGTGCCAGCACAGGTGGACACGGTGCTCGACATCGTGCTCCCGGCCTTCGCGCTGGGAACCATCGCGCTCCACTTCCACGACACTTACGGCATGGCGGCCGCCAACGTGCTGCAGGCGCTCCGCCACGGGGTGCACGTCTTCGATGCCTCGGCGGGCGGTCTCGGCGGCTGTCCCTACGCGCCAGGAGCGACGGGCAACGTCGCCACGGAGGATCTGGTCTACCTGCTGCACGGCATGGGCATCGAGACCGGCGTGGACCTGGAACGTCTCGCCGATGCTTCGCTCCTCGTCGAGGCGCGTCTCGGGGTACCTCTCCCGTCGCGGGTGCTGCGGGCCTTGGTGGCGGCGCGACGCCGGCGGCGCGGTGGCACCGCAGCGAGTGCCTAG
- the preA gene encoding NAD-dependent dihydropyrimidine dehydrogenase subunit PreA: MADLSIQFAGVRAPNPFWLASGPPTNSGDQVKRAFDLGWGGAVWKTVGEPIVNVCSRYSSVDYGSERIMGFNNIELISDRPIADNLREIAEVKRQYPRHALVVSLMVESTREAWHDIVRRTEDAGADALELNFGCPHGMSERGMGSAVGQVPEYTCRIVEWVKEVARTPVIVKLTPNVADVRYPGRAAVQGGADALSLINTINSITSIDLDDFTPRPKVRGRSSHGGYCGPAVKPIALNMVAQIAGDPACAVPISGIGGISTWRDAAEFIALGCTSVQVCTSVMHYGFRLVEDMVDGLSQWMDDHGFARIEDFRGRAIPSVRDWGDLDLHYKIVARIDPKTCIGCQLCYVACQDTAHQCIYVGNGEQPAVPVPFQVRGEPVTHLVTGHGVLGEAERERRVPWVKEDDCVGCNLCMLVCPVPNCITMVELDTGLPPQTWNERQASRPL, encoded by the coding sequence ATGGCCGATCTCAGCATCCAGTTTGCCGGTGTCCGTGCACCCAATCCGTTCTGGCTCGCCTCCGGGCCGCCGACCAATTCCGGCGACCAGGTGAAGCGCGCCTTCGACCTCGGCTGGGGCGGCGCGGTGTGGAAGACGGTGGGCGAGCCCATCGTCAACGTCTGCTCGCGGTACTCCTCAGTCGACTATGGCAGCGAGCGCATCATGGGGTTCAACAACATCGAGCTCATCAGCGATCGCCCCATCGCCGACAACCTGCGCGAGATCGCCGAGGTGAAGCGCCAGTACCCGCGGCACGCCCTGGTGGTCTCCCTCATGGTCGAATCGACCCGCGAGGCCTGGCACGACATCGTCCGGCGCACCGAGGACGCCGGCGCCGACGCTCTGGAGCTCAACTTCGGCTGTCCCCATGGCATGAGCGAGCGCGGCATGGGCTCCGCCGTGGGACAGGTGCCGGAGTACACCTGCCGGATCGTGGAGTGGGTGAAGGAGGTGGCGCGGACTCCGGTGATCGTGAAGCTCACCCCCAACGTCGCCGATGTGCGCTATCCGGGCCGCGCCGCGGTGCAGGGCGGCGCCGACGCGCTCTCCCTCATCAACACCATCAACAGCATCACCAGCATCGACCTGGACGATTTCACCCCGCGCCCGAAAGTGCGCGGCCGCTCCAGCCACGGCGGCTACTGCGGCCCGGCGGTGAAACCCATCGCCCTCAACATGGTGGCGCAGATCGCCGGCGACCCGGCTTGCGCCGTGCCGATTTCCGGCATCGGCGGCATCTCCACCTGGCGCGACGCGGCGGAGTTCATCGCCCTCGGCTGCACCTCGGTGCAGGTGTGCACCTCGGTGATGCACTATGGCTTCCGCCTCGTGGAAGACATGGTCGACGGCCTCTCGCAGTGGATGGACGATCACGGCTTCGCCCGCATCGAGGACTTCCGCGGCCGCGCCATCCCCAGCGTGCGCGACTGGGGCGATCTCGATCTGCACTACAAGATCGTGGCGCGCATCGACCCGAAGACCTGCATCGGCTGCCAGCTCTGCTACGTCGCCTGCCAGGACACGGCGCACCAGTGCATCTACGTGGGCAACGGCGAGCAGCCCGCGGTGCCCGTGCCTTTCCAGGTGCGCGGTGAACCGGTGACGCATCTCGTCACCGGGCACGGGGTGCTGGGAGAGGCCGAGCGCGAGCGGCGGGTTCCCTGGGTGAAGGAAGACGACTGCGTCGGCTGCAACCTCTGCATGCTCGTCTGTCCGGTGCCGAACTGCATCACCATGGTCGAGTTGGACACCGGCCTGCCGCCCCAGACCTGGAACGAGCGCCAGGCGAGCCGCCCGTTGTGA
- a CDS encoding metallophosphoesterase — MQRSRRRPAARLARIALALFAAAGLVLAAASGCALRHTWVAPGALSVTPAPVDSVDCTLLFVGDAGKPELAAPEPVLEALCAEASRAPARTLVVFLGDNVYPDGLPAAGAADRPRAEAVLRRQADVVRRSGARGLFVPGNHDYHLDGREGVQRQAAYIASLGVPGLEYRPAGDCPGPESFDLGRRLRLVVFDSTWWIQDEFATPAAPDCKSGTEASFVAALDSVLADAGERTVVVATHYPVASHGWHGGFFTWQDHLFPLTRAVSWLWLPLPGLGSLYPLYRQSGGVRQDLSNSHYQHMLAQLEQAFVKRPPLAFAAGHDHNLQVLTGQRGVRYALVSGAGSIARPDPVSYGDDTICASPHPGFMRLDLLHDGRARLEVVEVGEGGSVSRPWSGWLGAQAPAKVP, encoded by the coding sequence ATGCAGCGGTCGCGTCGCCGCCCGGCCGCTCGCCTCGCCCGCATCGCGCTGGCGCTCTTCGCCGCTGCCGGTCTCGTCCTCGCTGCCGCGAGTGGTTGCGCTCTCCGCCACACCTGGGTCGCTCCGGGAGCCCTGTCGGTCACCCCCGCGCCGGTCGACTCCGTCGATTGCACCCTTCTTTTCGTCGGCGATGCGGGCAAGCCGGAGCTCGCGGCGCCCGAGCCGGTGCTCGAGGCGCTCTGCGCCGAGGCTTCCCGCGCTCCGGCGCGCACCCTCGTCGTCTTCCTCGGCGACAACGTCTACCCCGACGGTCTCCCCGCTGCAGGTGCCGCCGACCGCCCGCGGGCCGAAGCCGTGCTGCGCCGGCAGGCGGACGTCGTGCGCCGGAGCGGCGCCCGCGGTCTCTTCGTGCCGGGGAACCACGACTACCATCTGGATGGCCGCGAGGGTGTGCAGCGCCAGGCGGCGTACATCGCCTCCCTCGGCGTGCCCGGTCTCGAGTACCGGCCCGCGGGCGATTGCCCCGGGCCGGAAAGCTTCGACCTCGGCAGGCGCTTGCGCCTCGTCGTCTTCGACAGCACCTGGTGGATCCAGGACGAGTTCGCCACCCCGGCCGCTCCGGACTGCAAGAGCGGCACCGAGGCGAGCTTCGTCGCCGCCCTCGACAGCGTGCTCGCCGATGCGGGCGAGAGAACCGTGGTCGTCGCCACTCATTATCCGGTGGCCTCGCACGGCTGGCACGGCGGCTTCTTCACCTGGCAAGATCACCTCTTCCCGCTCACCCGTGCGGTGAGCTGGCTCTGGTTACCGCTGCCGGGCCTCGGCTCCCTCTATCCCCTCTATCGCCAGTCCGGCGGCGTGCGGCAGGACCTCTCGAACTCGCACTATCAGCACATGCTGGCGCAGCTGGAGCAGGCGTTCGTCAAGCGTCCGCCCCTCGCCTTCGCCGCCGGCCACGACCACAATCTGCAAGTGCTCACCGGCCAGCGCGGCGTGCGCTATGCCCTGGTGAGCGGTGCGGGCTCGATCGCCAGGCCCGACCCGGTGTCGTATGGCGACGACACGATCTGCGCCTCGCCGCACCCCGGCTTCATGCGCCTCGATCTGCTGCACGATGGCCGCGCCCGGCTCGAAGTGGTGGAGGTCGGCGAGGGCGGCAGCGTGTCGCGTCCCTGGTCGGGTTGGCTCGGCGCCCAGGCGCCGGCCAAGGTCCCCTGA
- a CDS encoding FlgD immunoglobulin-like domain containing protein: protein MRPLPRIALSFLLVSSLTSPTLAAFVNFESQHVHPLALAADGNRLFAVNTPDNRLAVFDLSAGGATLAFEVPVGLEPVGVAVLDATHVWVANHVSDSVSIVDLAARNVVATLSVGDEPTDIVFAGSPRRAFVCVSQEDAIKIYDPANLATPPVVVPLFGNDPRALAVSPDGGTVYAGIFASGNQTTVAGEDDVVAHGGLPSPNPPGRPNVGLVLRWLNGAWRDELNRSFSDTHPYTLPDHDVAVLDANAAVPVPTYIDHLGTILFDLGVHPVTGAVWVTNTDALNHIRFEPNLRGRFLRTRVAIVDPAAPSSPTLVDLNPHINYAVTPGPQSEIDQSLSQPGALVFSADGALVYVAALGSAKVGVLNATGQVMARIDVNEGPSGLALDEVRHRLYVLHRFTNSLSVVNTDTRQVLSTVALFDPSPSVIKNGRRFLYDGRLSSGHGDLACASCHAGSDMDHLAWDLGDPNGSSQPPPQNQLDPLLTNFHPMKGPMTTQTLRGLNGTEPLHWRGDRAGFADFNGAFISLMGRNAQLSAGDMQSFTNFIMTVQDPPNPNQNLDRSFPNPAVGPSPQRGHDLFVGAPLDGPFRCADCHALPTGTNGQLVNRFALQESQDMKIPQLRNLYEKTGFTGTPGEKKRGFGFIHDGSSPTLFDFLQFPGFSFANDTARRDMEAFLLAFDTGMAPSVGAQRSVDVTTKNSSDFNAWLQTMLGQVGLGNCDVVVKGLRGGFQRGWFYEGNGFFRPDHSAEHSLSTQDLLALVVPGTSFTFTGVPSGSGTRIGIDRDEDGFPDRTEIAAGSDPANASSQPTVTATGPSPSEGSQQRLSSWPNPAPASGATISFALDARGPVQVRVFDASGRLVTTLLDGMAGPGEMRLRWDGTDRRGNTVASGVYFYRVDEVARRRSNSLLLVR, encoded by the coding sequence ATGCGCCCGCTTCCTCGGATCGCCTTGAGCTTCCTCCTGGTTTCCAGTCTGACGAGCCCGACCCTGGCGGCGTTCGTCAATTTCGAGAGCCAGCACGTCCACCCGCTCGCTCTCGCTGCCGACGGCAACCGGCTGTTCGCCGTCAACACCCCCGACAACCGCCTGGCGGTGTTCGATCTCTCCGCTGGGGGCGCGACCCTGGCCTTCGAGGTCCCCGTGGGGCTCGAGCCCGTCGGTGTGGCAGTGCTGGACGCCACCCACGTTTGGGTGGCAAATCACGTTTCCGACTCGGTGAGCATCGTGGATCTCGCGGCCCGCAACGTGGTGGCCACGCTCAGCGTGGGCGACGAGCCCACGGACATCGTCTTCGCCGGCTCGCCGCGGCGTGCTTTCGTCTGCGTCTCGCAAGAGGACGCCATCAAGATCTACGATCCCGCCAACCTGGCGACGCCGCCGGTCGTCGTTCCCCTCTTCGGCAACGATCCGCGGGCGCTCGCGGTGAGCCCCGATGGCGGCACGGTCTACGCCGGCATCTTCGCCAGCGGCAACCAGACCACCGTCGCCGGCGAGGACGACGTGGTGGCCCACGGCGGCCTGCCGAGCCCGAACCCGCCGGGGCGGCCCAACGTCGGCCTGGTGTTGCGCTGGCTGAACGGCGCCTGGCGGGACGAGCTCAATAGGAGCTTCAGCGACACCCACCCGTACACCCTGCCCGACCACGATGTCGCCGTCCTCGACGCCAACGCCGCGGTGCCCGTGCCCACCTACATCGACCACTTGGGCACGATCCTCTTCGATCTCGGCGTGCACCCGGTGACCGGAGCGGTCTGGGTGACGAATACCGACGCCCTGAACCACATTCGCTTCGAGCCCAACCTGCGCGGCCGCTTCCTCCGCACCCGCGTCGCCATCGTCGACCCCGCGGCGCCGTCGAGCCCGACCCTCGTGGACCTGAACCCGCACATCAATTACGCCGTCACCCCGGGGCCGCAGTCGGAGATCGACCAGAGCCTGTCGCAGCCCGGCGCTCTCGTCTTCAGCGCCGATGGCGCCCTCGTCTACGTCGCCGCCTTGGGCTCCGCCAAGGTGGGCGTTCTCAACGCCACCGGTCAGGTCATGGCGCGCATCGACGTCAACGAAGGCCCGAGCGGCCTCGCCCTCGACGAGGTCCGCCACCGTCTCTACGTGCTGCATCGCTTCACCAACTCCCTCTCGGTGGTGAACACGGACACGCGCCAAGTGCTCTCCACCGTGGCGCTCTTCGATCCGAGCCCGTCGGTGATCAAAAACGGGCGCCGCTTCCTCTACGACGGCCGTCTCTCTTCCGGCCACGGCGATCTCGCCTGCGCTTCCTGCCATGCGGGTAGCGACATGGATCACCTCGCCTGGGATCTCGGCGACCCGAACGGCTCCTCGCAGCCCCCGCCGCAAAACCAGCTCGATCCGCTGCTCACCAACTTCCATCCCATGAAGGGTCCGATGACCACGCAGACGCTGCGCGGTTTGAACGGCACCGAGCCCTTGCACTGGCGGGGCGACCGGGCCGGCTTCGCCGATTTCAACGGCGCCTTCATCAGCCTCATGGGCAGGAACGCGCAGCTGTCCGCCGGCGACATGCAGTCGTTCACCAACTTCATCATGACCGTCCAGGACCCGCCGAACCCGAACCAGAACTTGGACCGCTCCTTCCCCAATCCCGCGGTGGGCCCGAGCCCCCAGCGCGGCCACGATCTCTTCGTGGGGGCTCCTCTCGACGGACCCTTCCGCTGTGCCGACTGCCACGCTCTGCCGACGGGAACGAACGGGCAGCTGGTGAACCGGTTCGCCCTGCAAGAATCGCAGGACATGAAGATCCCGCAGCTGCGCAACCTCTACGAGAAAACCGGTTTCACCGGCACGCCGGGGGAGAAGAAGCGCGGCTTCGGCTTCATCCACGATGGCTCGAGCCCGACGCTCTTCGACTTCCTGCAGTTCCCGGGCTTCAGCTTCGCCAACGACACCGCCCGGCGCGACATGGAAGCGTTCCTCCTCGCCTTCGACACCGGCATGGCGCCGTCGGTGGGCGCGCAGCGCAGCGTCGACGTGACCACGAAGAACAGCAGCGATTTCAACGCCTGGCTGCAGACGATGCTGGGACAGGTCGGGCTCGGGAACTGCGACGTCGTCGTGAAGGGGCTGCGCGGCGGCTTCCAGCGTGGTTGGTTCTACGAAGGCAACGGCTTCTTCCGCCCCGATCACAGCGCCGAGCACTCGCTCTCCACCCAGGACCTCCTGGCCCTCGTGGTGCCCGGCACGAGCTTCACCTTCACGGGTGTGCCGTCGGGCAGCGGCACGCGCATCGGCATCGATCGCGACGAGGACGGTTTCCCCGACCGCACGGAGATCGCCGCCGGTTCGGATCCCGCCAATGCCAGCTCGCAGCCCACGGTCACAGCGACGGGCCCGTCGCCCTCCGAGGGCTCGCAACAGCGCTTGAGCAGTTGGCCCAATCCGGCACCCGCCTCGGGCGCCACCATTTCCTTCGCTCTCGACGCCCGCGGCCCGGTGCAGGTGCGGGTGTTCGACGCCAGCGGCCGGCTGGTGACGACGCTTCTCGACGGCATGGCCGGTCCCGGGGAAATGCGCTTGCGCTGGGATGGCACCGATCGCCGCGGCAACACCGTGGCCTCAGGGGTGTACTTCTACCGCGTGGACGAGGTCGCCCGCCGGCGCTCGAATTCGCTGCTGCTCGTGCGCTGA